GACACCCGCCACGCCGGCTAAGCCGGACGCGTCGAAGCCTGCGACGCCGGCGCCGGCGACCAAGAAATAAGCGCAACTTTCATTTGCATCTTGCAGGCCCGCCGACAATTGCATCGGCGGGCCTTTTGATTGGCACGTTACGCAGGGAGGGATCGACCTTCCCCGAGCGATCGGCTATTGACGATTCTTCCTCTCGCCACGTTTTGCATCATCATGGCCTCTCCAGCGAAATCCGTCACCGCCTCGCCTTTCGCACCGAAGACCTATCCGGAAATTCCGGCGATCGACGGTGTGCGCTTCGCCACCGGTGCCGTCGGCGTCCGCTACGAGGGGCGCACCGATGTCATGCTGGCGCTGTTCGACAAGGGGACGAACGTCGCGGGTGTCTTCACCCGATCCAAATGCCCGTCGGCGCCGGTCGAATGGTGCCAAGCGCATCTGAAATCCGGCAAGGCGCGGGCGCTTGTGGTGAATTCCGGCAATGCCAATGCCTTTACCGGCAAGACGGGAGCCAAGGCCGCGGCATTCACCGCGTCGCTGGCGGCCAAAGCGACGGGGCTTCGTCCCAATGAGATCTTTCTCGCCTCGACCGGCGTGATCGGCGAACCGCTCGATGCGACGAAATTCGAAGGCCAGTTCGAAAAGCTCGCCGCCGCCGCCGCGCCCGACGGGCTTTTTGCGGCAGCCAAAGCCATCATGACGACGGACACATATCCGAAGGTCGCGACCGCCAAAGCGCTTCTTGGCGGCGTCGAAGTCACGCTCGCCGGCATGGCCAAAGGCGCCGGCATGATCGCTCCCGACATGGCGACCATGCTTTCTTTCGTCTTCACCGACGCGCCGATCGGCGCCGAGGCCCTGCAGGCGATGCTGAGCAAGGGCGTCGCGACATCGTTCAACGCTATCACGGTCGACAGCGATACCTCGACCTCCGACACGCTTCTGCTTTTCGCGACAGGTGCCGCGGCGCAGCGTGGCGCGCCGAAGATTTCGGAACCCGGCGACCGACGTCTGAAAGATTTTCGCCGCGCGCTCGATTCACTCCTCCTCGACCTGGCTCATCAGGTCGTGAAGGACGGCGAAGGCGCCCGCAAATTCGTCAAGATCTCGGTCGAGGGCGCGGTTTCGAAGGCTTCCGCGAAAATCATTGCCCGGTCGATCGCCAACTCGCCGCTCGTCAAGACCGCCATCGCCGGCGAAGATGCCAATTGGGGACGGATCGTCATGGCGGTCGGCAAGGCCGGACAGCCAGCCGATCGCGATCGGCTGGCGATCTGGTTCGGAGATATCCGCGTCGCCTATAAGGGTCTGCGCGATCCCAACTATGACGAAGCCAAAGTCGCGGCCCTGATGCAGCAGCCGGAAATCGCTATTCGGGTCGATCTCCGTCTCGGCAAAGGGCAGGCGACGATCTGGACCTGCGATCTCACCAAGGAATATGTCGCCATCAATGGCGACTATCGTTCGTGACGAACGGGTGACAGCCCTTTTTGGCCGCGTAGCTGACAGCGTATATTTTAAATAGAGAAGCCCGCCGCATGCCGCCGCATCGATGCCGGTCGGCCATAGTGCGCATGATCGAGATCAAAGACTTGGTGGCAATGCCCGTGCGAAAGCAAAACCAACGCGGCTTTCTCGTGGAAAACCCATGCCCCAGATCATGCAGATGGGCGAACATGCCGTCATCGGTTTGGACGGACTGGAGGCTTTGCTCGCAGGCCTGAAGCGGCGCGATTATCGGCTCATCGGGCCGACCTTGCGCGATCAAGCGATCGTCTATGACGATATCGGGGGCACTGCCGATCTGCCCCAAGGTTTTGGCGATGAACAGGATGGCGGTCGCTATCGCCTGGTTCGGCGCGGCGACGCTAGGCTCTTTGGCTATGCCGTTGGGCCGCAATCTTGGAAACATTACCTGCATCCGCCCATGCTGTCGCTTTGGCGCGCCGAGAGGCACGGGCAAAGCTTCGACATCATCGAGTCGGAGGAAATCTTGCCGCGCTTCGCCTTCCTCGGGGTGCGCGCTTGCGAGCTGAATGCGATCGCTCTTCAGGACCGTGTTTTCCTCGGCGATGAATATGTCGATTTGCATTATCGCCGCCGCCGCGACGGCGCCTTCATCGTTGCGGTGAATTGCAGTCACGCCGGAGGAACCTGCTTCTGCGTCTCGATGAAGACAGGTCCAAAAGTCGCGGCGGGATTCGATCTCGCCTTGACCGAAGTGCTCGTGGGCGATGCTCATTCATTCGTGGTCGAGATCGGCAGCGCCGAAGGAGCCGAACTTCTCGCCGAACTTCCGGCGCGCAAGGCCTCTGCCGAGGATTTGGCCGCGGCCGCCGCTATCGTCGCGGGCACCGCAGCGAATATGGGCCGTGA
The window above is part of the Methylovirgula sp. HY1 genome. Proteins encoded here:
- the argJ gene encoding bifunctional glutamate N-acetyltransferase/amino-acid acetyltransferase ArgJ, producing the protein MASPAKSVTASPFAPKTYPEIPAIDGVRFATGAVGVRYEGRTDVMLALFDKGTNVAGVFTRSKCPSAPVEWCQAHLKSGKARALVVNSGNANAFTGKTGAKAAAFTASLAAKATGLRPNEIFLASTGVIGEPLDATKFEGQFEKLAAAAAPDGLFAAAKAIMTTDTYPKVATAKALLGGVEVTLAGMAKGAGMIAPDMATMLSFVFTDAPIGAEALQAMLSKGVATSFNAITVDSDTSTSDTLLLFATGAAAQRGAPKISEPGDRRLKDFRRALDSLLLDLAHQVVKDGEGARKFVKISVEGAVSKASAKIIARSIANSPLVKTAIAGEDANWGRIVMAVGKAGQPADRDRLAIWFGDIRVAYKGLRDPNYDEAKVAALMQQPEIAIRVDLRLGKGQATIWTCDLTKEYVAINGDYRS
- a CDS encoding 4Fe-4S dicluster domain-containing protein, whose translation is MPQIMQMGEHAVIGLDGLEALLAGLKRRDYRLIGPTLRDQAIVYDDIGGTADLPQGFGDEQDGGRYRLVRRGDARLFGYAVGPQSWKHYLHPPMLSLWRAERHGQSFDIIESEEILPRFAFLGVRACELNAIALQDRVFLGDEYVDLHYRRRRDGAFIVAVNCSHAGGTCFCVSMKTGPKVAAGFDLALTEVLVGDAHSFVVEIGSAEGAELLAELPARKASAEDLAAAAAIVAGTAANMGRDMETEGLQDLLARNLDHKLWDDVAQRCLTCANCTMVCPTCFCTSVEDASDLAAETAERKRRWDSCFTMDFSHLPGGSVRNSAKSRYRQWMTHKLSTWFDQFGTSGCVGCGRCITWCPVGIDITEEVRAIRDDAPK